From Aegilops tauschii subsp. strangulata cultivar AL8/78 chromosome 5, Aet v6.0, whole genome shotgun sequence:
GCAATGTCTTTGTGGTGGGCTAACACACAGTTTGTTGCAGGTTTATGTGGTGACAAAAATAAGACAATTAGTAGCTGGAAAAAAGATGATTGATCTGAATGAACCGCCGCTTGATGTAGAGTCCATCAACATTTCAGTTGAGTTGGGTACACCCTTCTTACATGCAGGTTATGAGCAAGAGGATCACCATTTGGAGGAGGGGTTTGGTGAGTCCCCTGACCCCAACATTGGATCTAATAGTACTCATGTCCCGAACAATCATGTCGCTGCTCCCCCACCTATGGTTGCTCCTGCTAATGCTGTAGTTGATGAGGCACATGAGTTGGAAGACAAAGAAGCTGGGTCACGACCACATCAACCTTATGTTGGCATGCGCTTTAAAACATTGGTCGATGAGAGGAACACTACAATCGCTACGCTTTGATGGTGGGTTTTTCAATCAAGTCGAATATGTCTAACAGGTCAGCCTACACGGGCGTGGTGGAAAAACAACAATTCTGCTGTAACAAGTTCCGCAAGCCGGTGGAGAGGGTTGGGGTCTCGAATGTTGTCTCATCCAGCAAAAACACCACATGCCCGAGCTCACCTGAACAAGAAGTTCAAGAGGATGGCGAAGAACACACTtataagaagaagaggaagcgAGAGACTATAAAGCAAACAAAATGTCCTGCTCAGATGGTGGTGCAGCTTATAGTTGGCAGATGTGAGGTTATCACTTTTGTTGCAGATCACAACCACCCACTGATTAACAAGCCATCACTTTCGAAATACCTACGTTCTCACCAAGGCATCTAGCTCGAAGAGAAAAAAATTTGTGACTCACCTTAACGACTGCAACTTAACAGTAGGTACAACAAAAAAACTACCCCCACCACCCTGCCCCCTTCTCATTGAATTAATCTTGTTACTGGAGAAGTGTTACTTATTCCTGCCTCAACCACTTGGATTTCTTTTCTATCCTAGTATAACAAAAAGGAGAACAACCTCACAAACTGTTTAGGATTCATGGGCAACCCTGATTAGAAAAACCTGACAACTTAAACAGTAAATTGAGGCAACTATGTTCATTTTTATGCAACTCTGATAATCAAAAAAGCATGACCCAGCAAAAAAACTTTATGTCAAAAACCTAGTCTTGTTCTACTTATGCATAAGTGTTGCTTTATATTCTCTATAAAAACAAGTTGCTCACTACATTGTGGTTAGTTTCCTGAAAgacaagtttttgttttttgatttTTGCCAGGATGGATGATGATGATAATGTCATCATACTACTCGGAGTTAATTGTCCCGTACACAGCTAAAGCCATCCATAACCACTGTTCAAAGCTGAATGCCGCAACTAAGGACATTGACATTGAAGAAACACTCAACTACTTTTGCAAGGTGAAGGAAAACGACCCATGATTCTTCTTTAAATGCAAGACGGATGCGGAAGGCAGGATAGAAAACTTGTTTTGGGTGGATGGTGCGGCATGGAGAGCTTACGCGGAGGCTTATCATGATTGTGTATCATTTGATGCAACTTATCTCACAAACATGTACAATATGCCATTTGCCCCCTTCATTGGCATCAACATGCATGGGCAGTCAATTATGCTTGGATGTGGCTTCGTGCGGCAGGAGATAGCCTCAAGTTATGACTGGTTGTTTGATGCTTTCCTGGAGGCAATGGATGGGTTGGCTCTGGACAACATCATCACGGACCAAGACATTGCTATGGCACAAGCAATCAAGAGGAAGACCCCGACAATGATTCACCGTTGTTGCCGTTGGCATATAATGAAGAAAGCGCAAGAGAAGCTTGGCCCTGTGTTGGCTAGGAACCCATATTTGGTCAAAGACTTCAACGAATGTATCGACTTCAGTTTCACCCCAGCTGAATTTGAATGGAAGTGGGTTGCGCTTTTGTTGAAGTATGAGGGGCTTATGCATGGGCACTTTGAGAAACTCTATGAATACCGGGCTACATGTGTGCCATGCTACTTCAAATTCATGTTCTTCCCTTTACTCCAGTCGACGCAACGCAACAAAGGGTTCAATGCTGTCTTGAAGCGATATGTGAACCCACACAAGTCAATCCTCAACTTCGTCAAGCAATACGAGAAGATTCAGGTACACATACTCATGAGGGAGAGCAGGAACGACTACCGGACAGAACATTTAGAAGCGCAAAGATGGTCGTGTTTCCCCGTTGAGAGGCATGCCTACAAGGCATACACTAGGGACATCTATGTAAAATTTAGGACTGAGTTTCAGATGATTGGCCAGTACAACATGCACCCCGCTGGAATCAACTTCTATCACCTTGAGCCCAATACAGAAGAAGTTCCAGGGTATGGCAAAAGGAAGTATCTAGTCACAGTGAGGCCAGAAGCAGCAATCTATGATTGTGAATGTTGCAAGTGTCATAGGGACGACCTACTTTGTTGCCATGTCTTGAAAATTTTCACGCACCTTGGCGTTGATGAGATACCTGCACACTACATTAAGCACCGCTGGACGCAGGATGCGGTACCAAGTGCGCCGCCGCTAACTAACGAGAGCCCACCACCGGACTTACCCGCTGAGTCGGAGAACCAGGTTCAGCAagtgaatatggcaatggattTTGCAAAGCTAGCCAAGAAGGCAATGACAAGTGATGAGACAACCGCTGCAGTTGGGAGGCACATGAAAGAAGCAGATGTCGAGGTCACTAAGCTGAATAAACTAAGAAAGAAGAGGCTAAAGGCACCCCGAGAAGCGGCTCGGGCTAGGGAAGCATCAAATGCTAATGCCCCAAGTGGTTCAGGCCAACCTCCTGCCCCCTACCCCCCTGCTCCTATGGATCCACCTCGGTCAGTCACAAAAGGGCGCAGCCGCAGCAGGCGCTTCCAATCAGCACTAGAGCTACACCCAAAGAAAAATAACAATGATGCGACGTGCCTAGGGAAGCTGCTGTGATGGTTACCACATGAAGAAATGATCCCTGGACTTGCAAACTAGTTGAAGCAAAAAAAGCAACAATGTCCTGCTAGATGAAGCAACTGTGGACTGGTTTTTGAGCAGATGGAGAAGGGAAATCAAGCAACTGACAGTTCAAAGCAACTATGGATTGATTTGGAGGAACTTTTTTTAACTTATGTGTTTTCCTAGCTTTAAATTCACAAAATGGAGACATTGTAGGTGGATGCTTAACATTTGTGCTTCATTCCTTACTAAAAAACTTGCAAACCTATGGACGCTTATGATTTATGAAAACTTGTTTTAAGTGGTTTTGGAGCAACTCTTGTGAGTTTTCTAATGGCACACATTCTGCAGCAAAAAAAGTGTACCTGGTTATTCATTCACTTCTTGACTGGTTTGAGAATCTCCTACCATAGAACCTTGTTCAGGTCACACTTCAGGATGGAGATGGTCATTTTCTTCTTGATGTTTGGTATGTCGATTTGTCCGTAGTTTGGAAGCCACGTCCCATACCACAATAACGCGTTCATCAATGCGAATATGCTATAGTCACCACTGCAAAAAAAGATAAACAACAAAGCAGCAAAATAAACCCCTATGTCAGGAAAGCACTTGGAAAAAAGAAACTCCTTCTTATAACAACGAGATGTATGTAGGTAGGTTAGTCCTTACGATATAGTCTGCTTTGGTGCATCGATGTCCAGAAGCGGAAACTTCTCCATCATCTTTGCTTGTTTCGGATAGTATTTGTCCCACAATATGCGAACTGCTGCTACAATAGCCCTTGCTACTTCATCCAGCCTCTTGCTTTTTCTTTATTGTCCTCCATGAGTCAAACACTTCGAACCTTCTATCCCTCAAATTGATGTTGAATAGCCAGTAGTGGTGTGCACCATGGGCATTATCTGGATCTAAATTTTCAAGGATAGGAATCATAACCTTCAAAAAAAAGAACCTTGATGTCAGCTATAACAGAAGGTGATATGTTTCGTGCATAACAAAAACATTAACTTCTGATATGATTTCAAGCAACCCTATGAGATTTTAGGAGCAACTTCTGATATGATTTCAGGCAACTCCCTATGATTTTCTGGTATCAACTTCTGATATGATCTTACAAAACACAAAAAACATCAACTTCTGATATGATTTCAGGCAACCCTATGAGTTTTTAGGAGCAACTTTACTTGAGTCAGTGCGATAGAGATGTACAAtccaaaaatgaaaaaaaaatcttACTTGTGAACTATAAACACACACAAATGACCTTGGTTTTCCAACTTGTCCAAAAATTTGCCACTAGAACCATACACTTTTTAGGCAACAATGCACTGTATAGCAGGCAACTTAGATGTTAAAAAAAGGCAACTAACAGATACTGCTCAATCATATCTTGTGGGGGCTATTATAGTTTGTAGGGGCACACTAGGGTGGTTTGTACATGCACCTAAAACAtatttcaaaaaaacaaaaaaagtgtAATAACAGATGGATCCTAAGTATGTGTTGCAGGTCATAAAATTTTATGCAACAACACCCAGAAGGATTATATGCAACTTATGTTTTAAAAGAAAACAACTAGCAACACATGGAGCATACCATGTCTTTCTCATCCAAACAGTTTGATTTGTTGAACCTGTCATGCAGCTCCTTTACATCGAAAACAAGTTTTCGAAGCCAAGTTTGTGAAAAAAGGTAGAAGGAGATGATAAAGAAAAAATGTCAGTGCCaaacaaagaaaaggaaagaaaagctAATTGAATAAAAACTGTGGGCTTTATTTTCCTACCGAAAACCTAACAGGCATGATTGTTTTCTTGGACCGCACCCGTCTGTTGTACATGATTATTGCATCAATCCCTAACCATAAGACATGTGTCTTCATCCATCCGGCCTTCTTCATTGATTGAGCATGCTCCTTGATTGTGCAAAAGTAGCCACGATAGTTTATGATGTGCGGCATGTAGAACAAGAAAGGCTCTGTTGAGAAAATAACAAGAAGAAAGATCATTGGttgcatggaaaaacaaaaaagtGGCTATTGGAAGAAACACACACGTTGTATCATCTCCCTGCGACGTCCTTGTCGTGCCTTATCCTCCAAGCAGCAGAGCCATTGTGTACACTCTGTTTGTTTCTGCGTTTCATGTGAAATTCTTCCTCATCTCTACATTCACATATGGTGACCTTTGTGATGGCGGAGTTTTCAATATCCTCCTCTCGCGCTTCTAAGAAACGAGCTCGCCTGAGCTGCTGACAGCACCTTTGCCCGACTCCCCCTCAACACTTGTTTTTTGCATCTTCGGTTGGTGTACTAAATCCGGCAGGTGACATGTGCCCGCGCTCTATGCTGCAGCACTTTTCACTGCCCCTCGACGAATTCATCAAAATCCATGTTGCCCCAATCAATTCCCCACTCAATGTCGCCGGTGGCAGGTGCGTTTGCCACCCCCTTATCCTCTGCTGCCTTACCCTCCTCACCTGTTATTCCCGCTGGTTCATCTATCCCAAGATCAAAAGGTGGAGCTGGACAATAATCATCCAAAACGGCACTTCCAGACTTTGATCTTTGCAACAATACTGGTTCTTCACCTGATTCAAATGCTCCTTTGTTTGTTGATAGATTAATGGCAGGTGATGTCCGTATTACAGGTATGGTACAAGCAGATTTACTCCTCGCGAGCGGTGGCGTCGAACCTGGGCTGACGCACTTTTCGAGCAACTCATTGGTTCCCCTAATATCATCGAATGATATTTCTTTCCCCTTTGCAGAGCACGCTTGCTTGGTGGGGACTATCGGAGGCTTATCTGTTGATTCCTGTGCTGTTGCTTCAACAGTTTCTTGCTCCAGCTCAGGGGTTGCTTCCTCCACCACAACAGTTGCTTCCACACTTTGCTTGGGAGGGGTTGTTGCCTGCATACTCACTCCGGTTGCCTGAGTTTTTTGCTGAGTTGCTTCCAAGGTAGCAGTAGTTGCTCTGTTTCATTCTTTGCTGATTCAACACTTGCTTGATTTTTTTGCTCAGTTGCTTCCAGCATATGAGCAGGTGCTCTATTTTGCTTCTTTGTTGCTTTTTTCTGTTAAACCTTACTTTTTGATGGTGATGTGACTTTCTGACTTGCCCCTTCATCTGTCGGCCTCTGAGCTGTCGGAGCTTGCTGACTGGTTGTCGTAGTTACAACACTTTGATCCGCCGCAACCTGGCTTTCTTTCGGGGACAGAAAGGTAGCCTTAGCTGCCTTATGGCACACTTTCTTAATCTCCTCGCAACACCCCCTCCAGCTCCTCCTGCAGGTCGTGTTTCCCCCTCTTTTGGAGCAATACTTGGTGGTTCCAAAACATCTCCCATCATCTCAAAGCACAAATCCATCCCGCAGAATTTTTTCTCAGTTGGCATCACGGGCACAGGAAAAAGAGGGATATCTCGGGTCTCAGGGATGACCTGCTTCTATCTGTATTGCGACTCTCCAATCCTCACCACATATGCAGCTGAAATAACAGGCCCTCTCTGTACCTCAAACGGCTCCTTTCGCATGTCCTTAACGAACCTTCTTTGAATAAAAACTGGCGGCACTTTGGATGCTTCCTTTTGTGCTCTCAATAGACATCCTTTGTTGTGATTGCTGTTGTTCATTGGCAGAACGCTTGAGTTTCTCCACGATCATACTTAGCGACACCTCATCGTCATCACTGCCCCCGCGCCACCCTGGATTTCGTGCACCTCCCTCATCATGGCAGCCGCTGCCGCTGGGCTGGTCGGTGCTAGCGTTGTCGCCTATGCCGCCATCATCCTTATCTTCACCCCCCCTTCCTCCCTCCCCCACCATCTTCCTCCACCTCATCACCTTCATCCTCTCTATCTTCCTCCTCCTATTTTTCCCCTCTTCCTGCTTTTCATCCTCTTCATTCTTTTCATCATCCTCTTTCTCTTCTGCTTCCCCCTCTTTCTTTTCTACTTCATTCTCTTTTTCATTGCCCTCTTCCACATTTCCCTCCTTGTCTTTGTTCTCTTCATCCTCCTCTTCAtgttcatcctcctcctcgtgatgctcttcctctccatcctcctcctcatcgtcctcttcctcctcttcaccaccatcttcaccaacaacagACCGCTGTGAGTTGTCAGTGTCCATGCGCTGTGAATCATCATCATCAGTTTCTGTTGCTGCTGGTTGGCTGCTGTATGAGggaacatcatcatcatagtcactagtacagcgaggtgctatacaaacggttttaaccccttttcgcgacggcatttggaagcgtcgcctagtgagtgtgggcgataggggggtccttcccacacaacccagaaaccatcggggatatgccctcctggcacacacgctcggcaaaatgaggtcgtgtgcgaccggcgagcactcaaatacagaaatacgtacagtagcgctaaaaaatacaattatacgggcGAAATCATTttcggtcgtaagtacatcccacacagtcagtcacctctaaacgtttccgttcatatgtagatcccacacagtcgctccaaggaaaacgtttctgttcgcaagtacatcacatacaattttccccattaaatcgtttgtgatagcgtttccattgcacacggtattaacaattttatcgtttgcattattgaatgcatcacacacggtgcatagaagaaactgtgtgtcaagggctgtccatcacacacagtttttatgtcgTAAACGTTTGCGCCacgtggcgtaacgcaaacagttttcaagaggatgtcgtgtgtgattgttcattaattTAACACGGATTATTCCTAGAAACCatgtgcgttattgaatgcatcgcacacggtgttttctcaataaccgtttgcaataaaaaaacccaattagcaggctaattatccgattattaataatccatttattagtctaattgacatttcatattaagcacacaatatatttcattttcataattgaaatatatcatagtacaacatcatatagcttcagcactcagctaccccattacacaactacaccagcaccaagtttcgcatgcaacatctataacctttcgaaattagcaacatagacggtacatagacagatgtatctcatctggaaaactgctgaagcagaaggcgaatattgagccttcattgatgttgaaggtctttgtaactttaggccagtgcctgtggatgattgaccgtccatccttcgtcctcttcaggaacacttcaatattgaaccgtgggtgttgtatgaataccttcctcgcctcctggccatacaggtggtttgagaggtaatcatcagtgaactgctttggaaaggcctgaaaacaaggatgtgcataaatatcttttCTATATTGGAAacggggcaaaggaataaaaaaggcaaggtataatagttagtaccatcctgtagtgaactgatgtcttcttcattgtgtagATAAAGAACTTGTTGTTTTtcgtcgctaatttctttatcctaacaatctttctgagtttcttgacttgactgatattcatggacaacccatttccccatatgcaaaaagggtcgaacagtgggtcaaaacctctcacagcaggacctacatgtgcaagaccaaattgttaaaaacctaaatattagaatgtttcctgcaattgcacaataatgcgctattagacaacggaccatgcacgtgctaacctcgattgtaaacctcagtgcttcccattgtttccctgcaacacatataaggtagttagtcatcaggttaagtaagggtttgcatgctatcagtaaaatatgttgatgaaaattaagcacattgcagattcatcagattaattcaagccacatggaaaacccatttatccaaaccaagcatgattaagaactaggaaatatatcacttgtatatgtttctcatgtattaagtgcagccaactttgatttattcctcacatgcacaacaatacaaaattctacccacgacaattggacattgcattgcagaattgaaccaagcagttaactaaacaccacaacaaatgaaccaaacattaactgagcaccacattgcacaatataacatactcctaatagaagatcagacagttatccaaaccaagcatgcttaacaac
This genomic window contains:
- the LOC109773124 gene encoding protein FAR1-RELATED SEQUENCE 5-like, producing MYNMPFAPFIGINMHGQSIMLGCGFVRQEIASSYDWLFDAFLEAMDGLALDNIITDQDIAMAQAIKRKTPTMIHRCCRWHIMKKAQEKLGPVLARNPYLVKDFNECIDFSFTPAEFEWKWVALLLKYEGLMHGHFEKLYEYRATCVPCYFKFMFFPLLQSTQRNKGFNAVLKRYVNPHKSILNFVKQYEKIQVHILMRESRNDYRTEHLEAQRWSCFPVERHAYKAYTRDIYVKFRTEFQMIGQYNMHPAGINFYHLEPNTEEVPGYGKRKYLVTVRPEAAIYDCECCKCHRDDLLCCHVLKIFTHLGVDEIPAHYIKHRWTQDAVPSAPPLTNESPPPDLPAESENQVQQVNMAMDFAKLAKKAMTSDETTAAVGRHMKEADVEVTKLNKLRKKRLKAPREAARAREASNANAPSGSGQPPAPYPPAPMDPPRSVTKGRSRSRRFQSALELHPKKNNNDATCLGKLL